Proteins co-encoded in one Candidatus Limnocylindrales bacterium genomic window:
- a CDS encoding efflux RND transporter periplasmic adaptor subunit: MIEARPRSPLLAAMMLAALPALTACGNRGPAVAELPPPEVSVARPVVRPVEDMFEASGHMEAVDKVEIRARVSGYLVEVNFTDGAMVEKGQILFVIDPRPYEAAAAQASGDVGRWQAALRKAEADVARATRLLPQGAASKSELETAVAARDSATAEIRAAQAKLDAARLDLEFTRVTAPISGRISNTAVTVGNLVQAGVNSPVLSTIVATDPLYAYFDCDERMVLHQRERRLAAGQRVAPADIRSLNLPVYVGLANETGYPHKGVLDFVDNQADPTTGTIRARAVFANPDNLFQPGLFVRVRLSLGPPVPSLLVPDRAIGTDQSNKYVLVVNDQSVVEPRIVRLGQRTDDGMRAVLSGVGEHERVIVNGLLRARPGITVVAHETTMDAVAAAPEPSGGILGAAGASNGPAGTPGAGNAAATPAGAGTGSAAAQQPGTGAGSAAAPQPGAGTGNAAAQQPGTGSSPPRRGAAN, from the coding sequence ATGATTGAAGCTCGCCCGCGCTCGCCCCTGCTGGCCGCGATGATGCTCGCGGCGCTGCCCGCGCTGACCGCCTGCGGCAACCGCGGCCCGGCAGTTGCCGAGCTGCCGCCGCCCGAGGTCAGCGTGGCCCGTCCCGTGGTCCGGCCGGTCGAGGACATGTTCGAGGCCAGCGGCCACATGGAGGCGGTCGACAAGGTCGAGATCCGCGCACGAGTCTCGGGCTACCTGGTCGAGGTGAACTTCACCGACGGCGCGATGGTGGAGAAAGGCCAGATCCTGTTCGTCATCGATCCTCGTCCGTACGAGGCCGCGGCCGCGCAGGCGAGCGGCGACGTCGGCCGCTGGCAGGCGGCGCTGCGCAAGGCCGAGGCGGACGTCGCGCGCGCCACGAGACTTCTGCCGCAGGGCGCCGCCAGCAAGAGCGAGCTGGAGACGGCCGTGGCGGCGCGCGATTCGGCCACCGCCGAGATTCGCGCGGCACAGGCCAAGCTCGATGCCGCGCGCCTGGACCTCGAGTTCACGCGCGTGACCGCGCCGATCAGCGGCCGCATCAGCAACACCGCCGTCACCGTCGGCAACCTGGTGCAGGCCGGAGTCAACTCGCCGGTGCTGTCCACCATCGTCGCGACCGACCCTCTCTATGCCTACTTCGACTGCGACGAGCGCATGGTCCTGCACCAGCGCGAGCGGCGTCTTGCCGCAGGACAGCGCGTGGCGCCGGCCGACATCCGAAGTCTCAACCTGCCCGTCTACGTGGGTCTGGCCAACGAGACCGGCTATCCGCACAAGGGCGTGCTCGATTTCGTCGACAACCAGGCCGACCCGACCACCGGCACCATTCGCGCGCGCGCCGTCTTCGCCAACCCCGACAACCTGTTTCAGCCGGGCCTGTTCGTGCGCGTGCGGTTGAGCCTGGGGCCGCCGGTGCCGTCCCTGCTGGTGCCCGATCGCGCCATCGGCACCGATCAGAGCAACAAGTACGTGCTGGTGGTCAACGATCAGAGCGTGGTCGAGCCCCGCATCGTGCGCCTGGGCCAGCGCACCGACGATGGCATGCGAGCGGTGCTCAGCGGCGTCGGCGAGCACGAGCGCGTCATCGTCAACGGCCTGCTGCGCGCGCGCCCGGGCATCACGGTCGTCGCGCACGAAACGACCATGGATGCGGTAGCCGCGGCGCCCGAGCCCTCCGGCGGCATTCTCGGCGCGGCCGGCGCAAGCAACGGGCCGGCAGGCACTCCAGGCGCAGGCAACGCCGCCGCGACGCCGGCCGGCGCCGGCACAGGCAGCGCAGCGGCGCAGCAGCCGGGCACCGGCGCAGGCAGCGCCGCCGCGCCGCAGCCCGGCGCCGGCACGGGCAACGCTGCGGCGCAGCAGCCGGGCACAGGCTCATCGCCACCGCGGCGCGGCGCCGCGAACTGA
- a CDS encoding TolC family protein, with the protein MRCPGARPLLRITSAWAKQTAAGSPLPHLSSNASRAGARLLPCAVSSALLCGCMLGPNYATPPPPLSEQWRGADGISVTAEPADYRTWWSIFADPALDSLIAQAYANNTDLASAGARVLEARARRGLARADLFPQDHSARGGLAFTDPSAQTATARASAAAGGSGPSGALREWSLGYDASWEIDLWGKYRRAIEAADAEMLASIATYDDVLVSLLGEVASEYVRYRTLQKRMAVARRNLDIQQQSFEIADVRFRGGAVTELDAAQAASLLENTRALLPNLEAQLRISEHALSVLLGVAPTALPELHEGRAEIPVVPDVVRVGVPAELLRRRPDVRAAERRLAAQSARIGIAKTEYMPSLSLTGSIGVAAEDGVDLFKGSALEAFGGPQFRWRILDFGRIAHEVRIQDARFQSLLSDYEGQVLQAQREVENAIASYRGAREQAIALEHSIAAAQRAVDLALIQYREGAADYTRVLDTQQFLVEAHDRYVQIRGTEAASLVSLYRALGGGWEIREGSDFVSERAKAQMRARTAWGSMLDDHD; encoded by the coding sequence TGCCGCACCTCTCATCCAACGCCTCCCGTGCCGGCGCGCGCCTGCTCCCGTGTGCCGTCTCATCCGCCCTCCTGTGCGGCTGCATGCTAGGGCCCAATTACGCCACGCCGCCGCCGCCGCTGTCGGAGCAGTGGCGCGGAGCCGACGGGATCTCCGTCACCGCCGAGCCCGCCGACTACCGGACCTGGTGGAGCATCTTCGCCGACCCCGCGCTCGATTCGCTCATCGCGCAGGCGTACGCCAACAACACCGACCTGGCCAGCGCCGGCGCCCGTGTGCTCGAGGCGCGCGCGCGACGAGGCCTGGCGCGCGCCGACCTTTTTCCCCAGGACCATTCGGCCCGCGGTGGCCTGGCCTTCACCGATCCCAGCGCGCAGACCGCGACGGCCAGGGCCTCGGCGGCGGCCGGAGGCTCGGGCCCGAGCGGCGCGCTGCGCGAGTGGTCCCTCGGCTACGACGCATCCTGGGAGATCGACCTGTGGGGCAAGTACCGACGCGCCATCGAAGCTGCCGACGCCGAGATGCTGGCCAGCATCGCCACCTACGACGACGTGCTGGTGAGCCTGCTCGGCGAAGTCGCTTCCGAGTACGTCCGCTACCGCACGCTGCAGAAGCGCATGGCCGTGGCGCGCCGCAACCTGGACATCCAGCAGCAGAGCTTCGAGATCGCCGACGTGCGCTTCCGCGGCGGCGCCGTCACCGAGCTGGACGCCGCTCAGGCGGCTTCGCTGCTCGAGAACACCCGCGCGCTGCTGCCCAACCTGGAAGCGCAGCTTCGCATCAGCGAGCATGCCCTGTCGGTGCTTCTGGGCGTGGCTCCCACCGCGCTGCCCGAGCTGCACGAAGGACGGGCCGAGATCCCCGTCGTTCCCGACGTCGTTCGCGTGGGCGTGCCAGCCGAGCTGCTTCGCCGCCGGCCCGATGTTCGCGCTGCCGAGCGACGGCTCGCCGCCCAGAGTGCGCGCATCGGCATTGCCAAGACCGAGTACATGCCGAGCCTGTCCCTGACGGGCAGCATCGGCGTGGCGGCCGAAGACGGCGTCGATCTCTTCAAGGGCAGCGCGCTCGAAGCGTTCGGCGGCCCGCAGTTCCGCTGGCGCATCCTCGACTTCGGCCGCATAGCCCACGAGGTCCGGATCCAGGACGCGCGCTTCCAGTCGCTGCTGTCGGATTACGAAGGCCAGGTGCTGCAGGCGCAGCGCGAGGTCGAGAACGCCATCGCCAGCTACCGCGGCGCGCGCGAGCAGGCGATTGCGCTCGAGCACAGCATCGCCGCGGCCCAGCGCGCCGTCGACCTGGCGCTGATCCAGTACCGCGAAGGCGCCGCCGACTATACGCGTGTCCTCGATACCCAGCAGTTCCTCGTCGAGGCGCACGACCGTTACGTCCAGATCCGCGGCACCGAGGCGGCCAGCCTCGTCTCGCTCTATCGCGCCCTCGGCGGCGGCTGGGAGATCCGCGAGGGCAGCGACTTCGTCTCCGAGCGCGCCAAGGCACAGATGCGGGCACGCACCGCCTGGGGCAGCATGCTGGACGATCATGATTGA
- a CDS encoding multidrug efflux RND transporter permease subunit, translating to MLARFFIDRPVFATVLSVVIVVLGLVALPNLAVEQYPEIVPPTISISTVYPGANAEVVASTVAATIEQEVNGVENMLYMLSRSTNDGALNIEVTFQLGTDLDTAQVLTQNRVAIAEPRLPEEVRRQGVTVRKRSPNMLLVVNVISPDKRYDQIYLSNYTTLNIREHIARLPGVGDLSLLGARDYSMRVWLDPAKLAALGMSAGDVIRALREQNVQVAAGRIGQEPVPAGTDFQYTVRTLGRLLEPEEFGSIVIKTGEDGAITRLREVARVELGARSYDGASFLDGAPSAGMAIFPLPGANAVELAQDVRDAMDELAKSFPEGVEYRIVYDTTTFVAESINEVYKTLIEAFVLVFLVVLLFLQDWRATLLPMIDVPVSLIGTFAVMSLLGFSLNNLSLFGLVLAIGIVVDDAIVVVENVSRWMDKGLPAREATLKAMEEITGPVIAITLVLASVFIPTAFVTGISGEFYRQFGLTIAASTIISAINAMTMAPARAVLLIKPRHEVEEREALPRIGIALAAGVALAWLLEPTMTSLLGDPSHAAHSATGWSAWGPWLALAAIGAIVGWIFAAPINRGLLRIFDLFNAGFGRLTTRYSAGVSRVVRHGVLMLVVYAGLMGVTGLLFESVPAGFIPEQDKGYLIGNVQLPDGSSLSRTKEVMARVDEILHSTPGVAHTIRLPGFSLLARSNISSQGGLFIILEPHEERVARGLSANAVAANLRKRFLEIQDAAMVVFGAPAVPGLSNTAGFKLYVQDRGDLGPQRLQAATEGLIRAGNAQPGLVGLFSSFRASMPEIYLDLDRTKAKALGVGLDDVFETLQVYLGSAYANDFTRFGRNWQVIVQAEASERMEASDIAKLQVRNDRGEMVPLGTMVAVRDITGPAAINRYNMFPAAEISGASRPGVSTGDAIAMMEALARRELPPNTGIEWTEIALQQRQQGNTAVFVFALGALLVFLVLAALYESWSLPLAIVLIVPMCLLAALTGVWLTGSDNNIFTQIGFVVLIGLAAKNAILIVEFAKQLEDQGKGRLEAVVEASHVRLRPILMTSLAFLLGVLPLIRGSSAGSEMRFALGIAVFSGMLGVTIFGIFFTPVFYTVIRGLTERSARRRQPLPGPVAPAATER from the coding sequence GTGCTCGCTCGCTTCTTCATCGACCGTCCCGTCTTCGCCACCGTCCTGTCGGTCGTCATCGTCGTTCTCGGACTGGTCGCGCTGCCCAACCTGGCGGTCGAGCAGTATCCGGAGATCGTGCCGCCGACCATCAGCATCTCCACCGTCTATCCCGGCGCCAACGCCGAGGTGGTGGCGTCGACCGTGGCGGCCACCATCGAGCAGGAAGTCAACGGCGTCGAGAACATGCTCTACATGCTCTCGCGGTCGACCAACGACGGCGCGCTCAACATCGAGGTCACCTTCCAGCTCGGAACCGACCTCGATACCGCGCAGGTGCTGACGCAGAACCGTGTCGCCATCGCCGAGCCGCGACTTCCCGAAGAAGTGCGCCGCCAGGGCGTGACGGTGCGCAAGCGCTCGCCCAACATGCTGCTGGTCGTCAACGTCATCTCGCCCGACAAACGCTACGACCAGATCTACCTGAGCAACTACACGACGCTGAACATCCGCGAGCACATCGCGCGCCTGCCCGGCGTCGGCGACCTCAGCCTGCTCGGCGCGCGCGACTACAGCATGCGGGTGTGGCTGGACCCCGCCAAGCTGGCGGCGCTCGGCATGTCGGCCGGCGACGTCATCCGCGCGCTTCGCGAGCAGAACGTACAGGTCGCGGCCGGGCGCATCGGGCAGGAGCCGGTGCCCGCCGGCACCGACTTCCAGTACACGGTGCGCACGCTCGGGCGCCTGCTCGAGCCCGAGGAGTTCGGCAGCATCGTCATCAAGACAGGCGAGGACGGCGCCATCACGCGGCTTCGCGAGGTTGCGCGCGTGGAGCTCGGCGCGCGCAGCTACGACGGCGCCAGCTTCCTCGACGGCGCGCCGTCGGCCGGCATGGCCATCTTCCCGCTGCCGGGCGCGAACGCGGTCGAGCTGGCGCAGGACGTCCGGGACGCGATGGACGAGCTGGCCAAATCCTTCCCCGAGGGCGTCGAGTACCGCATCGTCTACGACACCACCACGTTCGTGGCCGAGTCGATCAACGAGGTCTACAAGACACTGATCGAGGCATTCGTGCTGGTGTTCCTGGTCGTGCTGCTGTTCCTGCAGGACTGGCGCGCCACGCTGCTGCCGATGATCGACGTGCCGGTGTCGCTGATCGGCACGTTCGCGGTGATGTCGCTGCTCGGCTTCTCGCTCAACAACCTGTCGCTGTTCGGCCTGGTGCTGGCCATCGGCATCGTGGTCGACGATGCCATCGTCGTCGTCGAGAACGTCTCGCGCTGGATGGACAAGGGGCTGCCCGCGCGCGAAGCGACGCTGAAGGCGATGGAAGAGATCACCGGCCCCGTCATCGCCATCACGCTGGTGCTGGCCTCGGTCTTCATTCCCACCGCCTTCGTCACCGGCATCAGCGGCGAGTTCTACCGGCAGTTCGGCCTGACCATCGCCGCCTCCACCATCATCTCGGCGATCAACGCGATGACGATGGCGCCGGCGCGCGCGGTGCTGCTGATCAAGCCTCGTCACGAGGTCGAAGAGCGCGAGGCGCTGCCGCGCATCGGCATCGCGCTGGCCGCGGGCGTTGCGCTGGCATGGCTGCTCGAGCCGACGATGACATCCCTGCTCGGCGACCCGTCGCACGCTGCGCATTCCGCCACCGGCTGGTCGGCGTGGGGCCCCTGGCTCGCGCTGGCGGCAATCGGCGCGATCGTCGGCTGGATTTTCGCGGCGCCGATCAACCGCGGCCTGCTGCGCATCTTCGACCTGTTCAATGCCGGCTTCGGGCGGCTGACCACGCGCTACAGCGCAGGCGTCTCGCGCGTGGTGCGTCACGGCGTCCTGATGCTGGTCGTCTACGCAGGGCTGATGGGAGTGACCGGCCTGCTGTTCGAGAGCGTTCCGGCCGGCTTCATTCCCGAGCAGGACAAGGGCTATCTGATCGGCAACGTCCAGCTCCCCGACGGCTCGAGCCTGTCACGCACCAAGGAAGTGATGGCGCGCGTGGATGAGATCCTGCACTCCACGCCCGGCGTCGCGCACACGATCCGTCTGCCCGGCTTCTCGCTGCTCGCGCGCAGCAACATCTCGAGCCAGGGCGGTCTGTTCATCATCCTGGAGCCGCACGAGGAGCGCGTCGCGCGCGGCCTTTCGGCGAACGCGGTGGCCGCCAACCTGCGCAAGCGTTTCCTGGAGATCCAGGACGCCGCCATGGTCGTCTTCGGCGCTCCGGCGGTGCCGGGCCTGAGCAACACCGCCGGCTTCAAGCTGTACGTGCAGGACCGCGGCGACCTCGGGCCGCAGCGGCTGCAGGCCGCGACCGAAGGGCTGATTCGCGCGGGCAACGCGCAGCCGGGGCTGGTCGGGCTGTTCTCGAGCTTCCGCGCCAGCATGCCCGAGATCTACCTGGACCTGGACCGGACCAAGGCCAAAGCGCTCGGCGTGGGGCTCGACGACGTCTTCGAGACGCTGCAGGTCTATCTCGGCTCGGCCTACGCCAACGACTTCACGCGCTTCGGCCGCAACTGGCAGGTGATCGTGCAGGCCGAGGCCAGCGAGCGCATGGAAGCCAGCGACATCGCCAAGCTGCAGGTGCGCAACGACCGCGGCGAGATGGTGCCGCTCGGGACGATGGTGGCCGTGCGCGACATCACGGGCCCGGCGGCGATCAACCGTTACAACATGTTCCCGGCAGCCGAGATCTCGGGCGCCTCGCGTCCCGGCGTCAGCACGGGCGATGCGATCGCGATGATGGAAGCGCTCGCGCGGCGCGAGCTGCCGCCCAATACCGGCATCGAGTGGACCGAGATCGCGCTGCAGCAGAGGCAGCAGGGCAACACCGCCGTATTCGTGTTCGCGCTCGGCGCGCTGCTGGTGTTCCTGGTGCTGGCCGCGCTCTACGAAAGCTGGTCGCTGCCGCTGGCCATCGTGCTGATCGTGCCGATGTGCCTGCTGGCGGCGTTGACGGGTGTATGGCTGACCGGCTCGGACAACAACATCTTCACGCAGATCGGCTTCGTCGTGCTGATCGGCCTGGCCGCCAAGAACGCGATCCTGATCGTGGAGTTCGCCAAGCAGCTCGAGGATCAGGGAAAGGGCCGCCTGGAGGCGGTGGTGGAGGCGAGCCACGTGCGCCTGCGCCCCATCCTGATGACGTCGCTGGCGTTCCTGCTCGGTGTGCTGCCGCTGATCCGCGGCTCCAGCGCCGGCTCCGAGATGCGCTTCGCCCTGGGCATCGCCGTCTTCTCGGGCATGCTGGGCGTGACGATCTTCGGCATCTTCTTCACGCCGGTGTTCTATACGGTCATTCGCGGCCTGACCGAACGCTCCGCGCGGCGCCGCCAGCCCCTGCCGGGCCCGGTCGCGCCGGCCGCTACCGAACGCTGA
- a CDS encoding GNAT family N-acetyltransferase produces MSYSIGFASAEDLPQLPPIEERAAAMFDRIEALRSVPLINSDPTAFEHAHAAGLLWVARDAAGAPVGFALCERLGSDIHLEELDVDPVHGCRGIGRALVLTVCNHAAGLGHDVTLTTFRDVPWNQPFYERLGFREIPRDEITPELAQRVADETSRGLPRHLRILMRRRRTS; encoded by the coding sequence ATGAGCTACAGCATAGGCTTTGCGAGCGCCGAGGATCTGCCGCAGCTGCCGCCGATCGAGGAGCGTGCCGCCGCGATGTTCGACCGCATCGAGGCGCTGAGAAGCGTGCCTTTGATCAACTCGGATCCCACGGCGTTCGAGCATGCGCATGCCGCCGGTCTGCTGTGGGTGGCTCGCGACGCCGCGGGCGCTCCGGTCGGCTTCGCACTGTGCGAACGGCTCGGCTCCGACATTCATCTCGAGGAGCTCGACGTCGACCCCGTTCACGGATGCCGCGGCATCGGCCGCGCCCTCGTGCTCACCGTCTGCAACCACGCTGCCGGCCTCGGCCATGATGTGACCCTGACAACCTTCCGCGATGTTCCGTGGAACCAGCCTTTCTACGAACGCCTCGGCTTCCGGGAGATCCCGCGCGACGAGATCACGCCCGAGCTGGCCCAGCGGGTCGCCGACGAAACATCGCGAGGGCTTCCGCGCCATCTACGCATCCTCATGCGCCGCCGCCGAACGTCCTAG